The Nocardia arthritidis genome has a window encoding:
- a CDS encoding fatty acyl-AMP ligase, with amino-acid sequence MTLLPRHPSIVHALLANATRGADAPRTVFVPERSEAALGEATELRHDTVAVAACRAAHALSEAGVAAGDRVLLCLPTAPEFVTAFFGSLLLGAIPTAVATPGGFGSMELFRDKFDRLTRYLEPTAIVASSLVSAAVRPGTTMIDGAHLHDLVTTPTGPMLEPRLPAGDDVAFIQATSGSTGTPKGVRITHSALAANCEQISRAAALELDDTWVGWLPLHHDMGLIGGFLTPLFRGGDAVVMPPSRFLRNPAEWLRAVTRYRGSVTAAPNFAYGYAAARISDAELAGVDLSSWRFLFCGAEPIHPPTVQAFVDRFAAWGLPRDAVVPCYGMAEAALAVTVSWPRAPIDFDTVSRRTLAESGVAVDVSADDPDATQIVDCGAPVEGTEVRIVDETGAVREESMVGRVQFRGPSTTIGYFGMPEATAAARHEGWWDTGDLGYLRDGCLRVTGRHKDLIIIRGANYAPTDFEVAAQSVDGVRPGGVAAVGRIGADGLSEELHLIVESAVPATEHDALRRAVRVAVSKRTGILPAGIHLVAPRAIPKTTSGKIQRSEAGRLLLPEDSRADRNPGQGDLVGTGGAAL; translated from the coding sequence ATGACCCTGCTCCCGCGCCATCCGAGTATCGTGCACGCGCTGCTGGCGAACGCCACGCGCGGTGCGGACGCGCCGCGAACCGTCTTCGTTCCGGAACGGTCCGAGGCCGCGCTCGGCGAGGCGACCGAACTGCGGCACGACACGGTAGCCGTTGCCGCGTGCCGCGCCGCTCACGCCCTGTCCGAGGCAGGCGTCGCGGCGGGGGACCGGGTGCTGCTATGTCTGCCCACCGCACCGGAATTCGTGACGGCCTTTTTCGGTTCGCTGCTGCTCGGCGCGATTCCGACCGCCGTCGCCACCCCGGGCGGCTTCGGCTCGATGGAGCTGTTCCGTGACAAATTCGACCGTCTCACAAGGTATTTGGAGCCCACAGCGATCGTGGCGAGCTCGCTGGTATCGGCGGCGGTGCGACCAGGAACGACGATGATCGACGGCGCACACCTGCACGACCTCGTCACCACCCCGACGGGACCGATGCTCGAGCCGCGCCTGCCCGCGGGCGACGACGTGGCGTTCATCCAGGCGACCTCCGGATCGACCGGAACGCCGAAGGGCGTGCGGATCACCCATTCGGCATTGGCCGCCAACTGCGAGCAGATAAGCCGTGCCGCCGCACTGGAACTCGACGACACCTGGGTCGGCTGGCTGCCCCTGCACCACGATATGGGCCTGATCGGCGGATTCCTCACCCCGCTGTTCCGCGGCGGCGACGCGGTGGTGATGCCGCCGAGCCGGTTCCTGCGCAACCCGGCCGAGTGGCTGCGGGCGGTCACCCGCTACCGCGGATCCGTCACCGCCGCACCGAATTTCGCGTACGGATATGCGGCGGCGCGTATTTCGGACGCGGAGCTGGCCGGTGTCGATCTGTCGAGCTGGCGGTTCCTGTTCTGCGGCGCCGAGCCGATACATCCACCCACCGTCCAGGCCTTCGTCGATCGATTCGCGGCGTGGGGGTTGCCGCGCGACGCGGTCGTGCCCTGCTACGGCATGGCCGAGGCGGCCCTGGCCGTGACGGTGTCGTGGCCGCGCGCACCGATCGACTTCGATACGGTCTCGCGCCGCACGCTCGCCGAAAGCGGTGTGGCCGTAGACGTTTCGGCCGACGATCCGGATGCCACGCAGATCGTCGACTGTGGTGCGCCGGTGGAGGGCACCGAGGTACGCATCGTCGACGAGACCGGCGCCGTGCGGGAGGAGAGCATGGTGGGCCGGGTGCAGTTCCGCGGACCGTCCACCACCATCGGCTATTTCGGCATGCCCGAGGCCACCGCCGCGGCGCGGCACGAGGGCTGGTGGGATACCGGGGATCTCGGCTACCTGCGCGACGGATGTCTGCGCGTCACCGGTCGGCACAAGGATCTGATCATCATCCGCGGCGCGAATTATGCCCCGACCGATTTCGAGGTCGCGGCCCAGAGCGTCGATGGCGTGCGTCCCGGCGGTGTCGCGGCGGTGGGCCGCATCGGTGCCGACGGGTTGTCCGAGGAACTGCATCTGATTGTCGAATCCGCGGTTCCCGCAACAGAACACGATGCCCTGCGGCGCGCCGTGCGGGTCGCGGTGAGTAAACGCACCGGTATTCTGCCCGCGGGTATTCACCTCGTCGCGCCGCGCGCCATCCCGAAAACCACCAGCGGCAAGATCCAGCGTTCGGAGGCGGGCAGGCTCCTGCTGCCCGAGGATTCCCGCGCGGACCGTAATCCGGGGCAGGGCGATCTGGTCGGCACCGGGGGCGCCGCGTTATGA
- a CDS encoding cytochrome P450, translated as MSVSARPLAGPVSRNPLGAYRDYRADPLTLFYEQAVAHGGSVRLRLAHQRVHLLVEPDHINQVLVTNAHKYEKGVSYRSLNHLLGPGLLTSGGELWKRQRALIKPVFARRVVDNEIPLMVRCARRMLDRLDARADRAESFDLVPELMGFAADVVCRAVLGTDIDGVLPQIEDDVRQGTSWVMRHMAAPLSPRIPTPANLRFRQVVSRLHRVVDEIIAGRRDDADAAARSLLDRLSAARDDAGHAMDDAQLRHEVLTFLLAGHETTGGALAWTIYELGRNPAILDRVRDEIDAIPGTSTDIEPALPALERTGRAIDEAMRLHPPAWAFSRTALVPDRFDRFDLEPGAIVVISPFVNHRWPEFWDSPLTFDPERFTRDRVKARPPFRYFPFGWGAHLCVGQHMALTEIRIGIAMLLARYDIELVNGLRVRANPQISNFPDPVLVRLTRRDRPDSSPR; from the coding sequence ATGAGCGTATCCGCGCGCCCGCTGGCCGGTCCGGTGAGCCGGAATCCGCTCGGCGCGTACCGCGATTACCGCGCCGACCCGCTCACCCTGTTCTACGAGCAGGCGGTGGCGCACGGCGGCAGCGTGCGGCTGCGGCTGGCGCATCAGCGGGTGCACCTGCTCGTCGAACCCGACCACATCAACCAGGTGCTGGTCACCAACGCGCACAAGTACGAAAAGGGCGTCAGCTACCGCAGTCTCAACCATCTGCTCGGCCCCGGTCTGCTCACCAGCGGCGGCGAACTCTGGAAACGCCAGCGCGCCTTGATCAAACCGGTGTTCGCGCGCCGCGTCGTCGACAACGAGATACCGCTGATGGTGCGGTGCGCGCGGCGCATGCTCGACCGGCTCGACGCGCGCGCCGACCGCGCCGAATCCTTCGACCTGGTGCCGGAACTGATGGGTTTCGCCGCCGACGTCGTATGCCGCGCGGTGCTCGGCACGGATATCGACGGTGTGCTGCCGCAGATCGAGGACGATGTGCGGCAGGGCACGTCATGGGTGATGCGGCATATGGCGGCGCCGCTCTCGCCGCGCATCCCGACACCGGCGAATCTGCGTTTCCGGCAGGTGGTTTCGCGTCTGCACCGGGTGGTGGACGAGATCATCGCGGGGCGGCGCGACGACGCGGACGCGGCGGCCCGTTCACTGCTCGACCGGTTGTCCGCAGCGCGCGACGACGCCGGGCACGCCATGGACGACGCGCAGCTGCGCCACGAGGTGCTGACCTTCCTGTTGGCGGGGCACGAAACAACCGGCGGCGCACTGGCCTGGACCATATACGAGCTGGGCCGCAATCCGGCGATTCTGGACCGGGTACGGGACGAGATCGACGCCATACCGGGTACTTCCACCGATATCGAACCGGCGCTGCCCGCGCTGGAACGGACCGGCCGCGCCATCGACGAGGCCATGCGCCTGCACCCGCCCGCCTGGGCGTTCAGCCGCACCGCACTGGTGCCCGACCGCTTCGACCGCTTCGATCTCGAACCGGGCGCCATCGTGGTGATCAGCCCGTTCGTGAACCATCGCTGGCCCGAATTCTGGGATTCGCCACTGACATTCGATCCGGAGCGGTTCACGAGGGATCGGGTGAAGGCCCGTCCGCCGTTCCGCTATTTCCCGTTCGGCTGGGGCGCGCACCTGTGCGTCGGTCAACACATGGCGCTGACCGAGATACGCATCGGCATCGCAATGCTGTTGGCGCGCTATGACATCGAACTCGTCAACGGGCTGCGGGTGCGTGCGAACCCGCAGATCTCCAACTTCCCCGATCCCGTGCTGGTCCGGCTGACCCGGCGTGATCGGCCCGATTCGAGCCCGAGGTGA
- a CDS encoding PEP/pyruvate-binding domain-containing protein, translated as MTDIKTTQVVSAEAVAGLEIAEVGAKAAALGRLVAAGYRVPPFVVLTTGACARILAPAADAIARAIADLDHTDPLSLRSVANSIRELIAGLALPDDIADEIHTAVGTFGADARLAVRSSVSGEDSAADSFAGQLDTMLNVAADAVAPAVLAVLASAYSERSLFYRAHRGLDNARIDCAVVLQALIESSVSGVVFSCNPQTGDPAEAVVSAGLGLGEGIVSGLVECDTYFVDMRSRTVVSRVIAEKRSRIVASAAGTALERIDPVTEAALTDAQVAELAVTATALAESAGAPQDVEWAYDGAGTLYLLQSRPVTATGQRETIFDNVNVAESYPGLSSPLTFSVLRRAYEQVFRVSHRDFGATGSIVDRNAAALYPYLVGTAHGRIYYNISNWYRLFLQIPGMEFAIEGWEAALNIENRYRRPAAPARGIARIRTYLLRARVIAVVGAGWLRLPRRLRFFAAELARFTADLERRLAPETPDRERDPHALLDWLERCFAELVPAYSVQIFNDFLAQQLFHLVGILLERAGIPGADTLRNELFCGEEGVESVDPVRSALALSATIRADRGLRELFESPADTDQVWKTLAQPEFGGFRLACLRHIALFGDRTVDELKLETDPLGEHPERLVPMLRNYLRGGQNIEEMQARERRIRRSAEKTVAQAFRGKRLERLVFRFVLGRAREHVKQRENMRLGRSRSFGLMKRVFREYGRQLHRAGVLDDPRDVFWLTYEEIAGLTRGAAVDTDAARTVATRKRDHERWRAVAPPSRIVTSGIAAATLADPVPQFSEADASGTVLVGVGCAPGRVEAPALSIATPDPDIEIAGQILVAATTDPGWVFLMVAAGGLVSEKGSILSHTAIIGRELGIPTVVGVKDATRLISTGDVLALDGKAGTVTRIAREGE; from the coding sequence GTGACCGATATCAAGACGACCCAGGTCGTTTCGGCGGAAGCCGTTGCGGGGCTGGAGATCGCAGAGGTGGGCGCGAAGGCGGCCGCGCTCGGCAGGCTGGTGGCCGCGGGCTATCGGGTACCGCCGTTCGTGGTGCTCACCACGGGTGCGTGCGCCCGCATCCTGGCGCCGGCGGCGGATGCCATCGCGCGGGCGATAGCCGACCTGGACCACACCGACCCGCTGTCCCTGCGATCGGTGGCGAACAGCATCCGCGAATTGATCGCCGGACTCGCCCTGCCCGATGACATCGCCGACGAAATACATACCGCTGTAGGAACATTCGGTGCAGACGCGCGTTTGGCGGTGCGATCCTCGGTCAGCGGCGAGGATTCGGCCGCCGACTCCTTCGCGGGCCAACTCGACACCATGCTGAACGTCGCCGCCGACGCGGTGGCGCCCGCGGTGCTGGCGGTGCTCGCCTCCGCCTACTCGGAACGCTCCCTCTTCTATCGAGCCCACCGCGGGCTGGACAACGCGCGCATCGACTGCGCCGTCGTACTCCAGGCGCTGATCGAATCCAGCGTCTCCGGCGTGGTTTTCAGCTGCAACCCGCAGACCGGCGACCCGGCCGAGGCGGTGGTTTCGGCCGGTCTCGGGCTGGGCGAGGGGATTGTGTCGGGCCTCGTCGAGTGCGATACCTACTTCGTCGACATGCGTTCCCGGACCGTCGTTTCCCGCGTGATCGCCGAGAAGCGGAGCCGGATCGTCGCATCGGCCGCGGGCACCGCGCTCGAGCGGATCGACCCGGTCACCGAGGCGGCGTTGACCGACGCGCAGGTCGCCGAATTGGCCGTCACCGCCACCGCGCTCGCCGAATCCGCGGGCGCACCACAGGATGTCGAGTGGGCCTACGACGGCGCGGGCACGCTGTATCTGTTGCAGTCCCGTCCGGTGACCGCGACCGGCCAGCGCGAAACGATCTTCGACAACGTCAATGTCGCGGAGTCCTATCCCGGCCTGTCCAGCCCGCTCACCTTCTCCGTGCTGCGGCGGGCCTATGAACAGGTGTTCCGGGTCTCGCACCGTGATTTCGGCGCGACCGGCTCGATCGTCGACCGCAATGCCGCGGCGCTGTATCCGTACCTCGTCGGCACCGCGCACGGTCGCATCTACTACAACATCAGCAACTGGTATCGGCTGTTCCTGCAAATCCCGGGAATGGAATTCGCCATCGAGGGCTGGGAGGCCGCGCTCAATATCGAGAACCGATACCGGCGTCCGGCCGCCCCGGCACGCGGCATCGCGCGCATCCGCACGTATCTGCTGCGCGCGCGGGTGATCGCGGTCGTCGGGGCCGGGTGGCTGCGCCTGCCGCGCAGATTGCGTTTCTTCGCCGCCGAGCTCGCGCGGTTCACCGCCGACCTCGAGCGCCGCCTCGCGCCGGAAACCCCGGACCGCGAACGGGATCCGCACGCCCTGCTGGATTGGCTGGAGCGCTGCTTCGCCGAACTGGTGCCCGCGTACTCGGTGCAGATCTTCAACGACTTCCTCGCACAGCAGCTCTTCCACCTCGTCGGCATTCTGCTGGAGCGTGCGGGCATCCCGGGAGCCGACACCCTGCGCAACGAATTGTTCTGCGGGGAGGAGGGTGTCGAGAGCGTCGACCCGGTCCGCTCGGCGCTCGCGCTGTCCGCGACCATCCGAGCCGACCGCGGGCTGCGCGAACTGTTCGAGAGCCCGGCCGATACCGATCAGGTGTGGAAGACGCTGGCGCAGCCGGAATTCGGCGGCTTCCGCCTGGCCTGCCTGCGGCATATCGCGCTGTTCGGCGATCGCACGGTCGATGAGCTGAAACTCGAGACCGATCCGCTCGGCGAACATCCCGAGCGACTGGTTCCGATGCTGCGCAACTACCTTCGCGGCGGGCAGAACATCGAGGAAATGCAGGCGCGCGAGCGGCGGATCCGGCGCAGTGCGGAAAAGACCGTGGCCCAAGCCTTTCGCGGCAAGCGGCTGGAACGACTCGTATTCCGTTTCGTGTTGGGCCGCGCACGGGAACACGTCAAACAGCGTGAGAACATGCGGTTGGGCCGCAGCCGCTCCTTCGGCCTGATGAAACGGGTGTTCCGGGAATACGGGCGGCAGTTGCACCGGGCCGGTGTGCTCGACGATCCGCGCGATGTCTTCTGGCTCACCTATGAGGAGATCGCCGGGCTCACCCGCGGTGCCGCCGTCGACACCGACGCCGCGCGCACGGTCGCCACCCGTAAGCGCGACCACGAACGCTGGCGCGCGGTGGCGCCGCCGTCGCGCATCGTCACCTCCGGCATCGCCGCAGCCACCCTCGCCGATCCCGTACCGCAATTTTCCGAGGCCGACGCGTCGGGCACGGTGCTCGTGGGCGTCGGCTGCGCGCCCGGCCGGGTGGAGGCGCCCGCCCTGTCCATCGCGACACCGGATCCGGATATCGAGATAGCGGGCCAGATCCTGGTCGCCGCGACAACGGATCCGGGCTGGGTGTTCCTGATGGTGGCCGCGGGCGGTCTGGTCAGCGAGAAGGGCAGCATTCTCTCGCACACCGCGATCATCGGCCGGGAGCTCGGCATTCCCACCGTGGTCGGCGTCAAGGACGCCACCCGTCTGATATCCACCGGCGACGTGCTGGCCCTGGACGGCAAGGCCGGGACAGTCACCCGCATAGCCCGGGAGGGCGAATGA
- a CDS encoding aminotransferase class I/II-fold pyridoxal phosphate-dependent enzyme, protein MSENFSLEHYLDAAAPTFERRFDEFRPYVTNARETGFVLREIAGPAGPVVRVRDPSGGGVRDLIMLGSNNYLGLASEPEIVAAAIEATREYGIGCGGPPLLNGTTSLHRRLEERLAETKGCESALVFSSGYAANIGWVTGLLRKGDVLIYDEQSHASLYDGIQLGRVRSMAFGHSDIDQLRHRLRQVRWRNPGANIVVAVEGVYSMDGDIAPLPEIRALCDSFGAWLAIDDAHGTGVLGAKGHGTAEHFGMDPGAVDLSMGTFSKVFATTGGFVAGSRDLIDTLRFFARSYMFSAALSPAVVASVLASIDFIDAHPERVAQLHDNCAYFVHGLRDMGFSVDPQTAIIPLLVPRRLAVAEVVSAMHEAGVFVNGVEFPAVPRELQRLRISMMATLTLAQLDFALEQISIVARRFGFHPEQEGAA, encoded by the coding sequence ATGAGCGAAAACTTCAGCCTGGAGCACTATCTGGACGCCGCCGCGCCCACCTTCGAGCGGCGTTTCGACGAGTTCCGGCCCTATGTGACCAACGCCCGGGAAACCGGTTTCGTACTGCGCGAGATCGCCGGACCCGCCGGACCCGTTGTGCGGGTGCGTGATCCGAGCGGTGGCGGGGTCCGCGACCTGATCATGCTCGGCTCCAACAACTATCTGGGACTCGCCAGCGAACCCGAGATCGTCGCGGCGGCCATCGAGGCCACCCGCGAATACGGAATCGGTTGCGGCGGACCACCGCTGCTGAACGGCACCACCTCACTGCACCGCCGTCTGGAGGAACGGCTGGCCGAGACGAAGGGCTGCGAAAGCGCGCTCGTCTTCTCCTCGGGCTACGCCGCGAATATCGGTTGGGTGACCGGTCTGCTCCGGAAAGGCGATGTGCTGATCTACGACGAGCAGAGCCACGCCAGCCTCTACGACGGCATCCAGTTGGGCCGGGTGCGCTCGATGGCGTTCGGCCACAGCGATATCGACCAGCTGCGGCACCGGCTCCGGCAGGTGCGCTGGCGCAACCCGGGTGCGAATATCGTCGTCGCGGTCGAGGGCGTGTACTCGATGGACGGCGATATCGCGCCGCTGCCGGAGATCCGGGCGCTGTGCGATTCGTTCGGGGCCTGGCTGGCCATCGACGACGCGCACGGCACCGGTGTGCTCGGTGCGAAAGGCCATGGCACCGCCGAACATTTCGGCATGGACCCGGGCGCGGTGGACCTGTCCATGGGCACCTTCTCGAAGGTGTTCGCCACCACCGGCGGATTCGTCGCGGGTTCCCGGGATCTCATCGACACCCTGCGATTCTTCGCACGCTCCTATATGTTCTCGGCCGCGCTGTCGCCCGCGGTGGTGGCGTCGGTGCTCGCGTCGATCGATTTCATCGATGCCCACCCGGAACGCGTCGCCCAATTGCACGACAATTGCGCCTATTTCGTTCATGGACTGCGTGATATGGGGTTCAGCGTCGATCCGCAGACCGCGATCATCCCGCTGCTGGTGCCCCGGCGGCTGGCGGTGGCCGAGGTGGTTTCGGCCATGCACGAGGCGGGCGTATTCGTCAACGGCGTCGAATTCCCCGCCGTCCCACGCGAACTCCAGCGGTTGCGGATCTCGATGATGGCCACGCTCACCCTCGCCCAGCTGGATTTCGCGCTGGAGCAGATCTCGATCGTGGCTCGCCGCTTCGGATTTCACCCTGAGCAGGAAGGTGCCGCCTGA
- a CDS encoding nucleotidyltransferase family protein, which yields MTDTNIAVGGTPEERALVHAALARPSELERMRLRELVDDIADWPEFLALAKVNATVPLVRRRLERENRLDLLPPPVAAEFAAITDHIAEVNDRRLHAAIELLARCHERGIRCVVLKGMLFATEIYRDPRYKRMNDLDILVELDQVDALIGVYRELGLFATTELLGKAPKIRAERSHHLPSFVSRDGALVVGTHWGLITPLAPYTVDYRAIWNRVRRIDFHGVPAWAMAHEDNLHHLGIHLPYYKTGVRELGDIWNLARGAELDYGLLRSEIAAAGTERLMYHALSLAHRLVPIPEFAELIAWLEPDVDRFTRYDTARKTADIHTLLRSRSTHTSRIEKAYTEFNMTAVASEKLACFGRLWSNLLLVPGDEAAKMSSLRAPSGLPALGARIAAPYRLTRVFQRDLGRWLFPAALAKTVFDLAASYGGELRGGAEKAKGIAEFAAELGLDRAELQAVLDSQE from the coding sequence ATGACCGATACGAATATCGCGGTGGGCGGCACCCCCGAGGAACGCGCGCTGGTGCACGCCGCCCTGGCTCGACCCAGCGAGCTGGAACGAATGCGGTTGCGCGAGTTGGTCGACGACATCGCGGACTGGCCGGAATTCCTCGCCCTGGCGAAGGTGAACGCCACGGTGCCGCTGGTGCGGCGGCGGCTGGAGCGCGAGAATCGTCTCGACCTCCTACCGCCACCGGTCGCGGCCGAATTCGCGGCGATCACCGACCACATCGCCGAGGTCAACGACCGGCGACTGCACGCGGCCATCGAACTATTGGCGCGCTGCCACGAACGCGGCATCCGCTGTGTGGTGCTCAAGGGCATGCTGTTCGCCACGGAGATCTATCGCGATCCGCGCTACAAGCGGATGAACGATCTGGACATCCTCGTCGAACTGGATCAGGTCGACGCCCTCATCGGCGTCTACCGGGAGCTCGGCCTGTTCGCCACCACCGAACTGCTCGGGAAGGCGCCGAAGATTCGCGCCGAGCGCTCACATCACCTCCCTTCGTTCGTTTCCCGTGACGGCGCGCTCGTCGTCGGCACGCACTGGGGTCTGATCACCCCGCTCGCGCCGTACACCGTTGACTACCGCGCTATCTGGAATCGGGTGCGCCGCATCGACTTCCACGGTGTTCCCGCATGGGCGATGGCGCACGAGGACAACCTGCACCACCTCGGCATCCACCTGCCCTACTACAAGACCGGTGTTCGTGAACTCGGCGATATCTGGAATCTGGCCCGCGGCGCCGAACTGGACTACGGCCTGTTGCGGTCCGAGATCGCCGCGGCGGGCACCGAACGGCTGATGTATCACGCGCTGTCGCTGGCGCACCGGCTCGTCCCCATACCCGAATTCGCCGAGCTGATCGCCTGGCTCGAACCGGACGTCGACCGGTTCACCCGCTACGACACTGCCCGCAAGACGGCCGATATCCATACCCTGCTGCGCAGCCGGTCCACCCACACCTCGCGAATCGAGAAGGCGTACACCGAGTTCAATATGACCGCGGTGGCGAGCGAGAAGCTCGCGTGCTTCGGCAGGCTGTGGTCGAATCTGCTGCTGGTACCCGGCGACGAGGCCGCGAAGATGAGCTCGCTGCGCGCACCGAGCGGGCTGCCCGCGCTGGGCGCGCGAATCGCCGCCCCCTACCGGCTGACTCGCGTCTTCCAGCGCGATCTCGGCCGATGGCTGTTCCCGGCGGCCCTGGCCAAAACCGTCTTCGACCTCGCGGCCAGTTACGGCGGCGAGCTGCGGGGCGGTGCCGAGAAGGCAAAGGGCATAGCCGAATTCGCCGCGGAACTCGGTCTCGATCGCGCCGAACTGCAAGCGGTGCTGGACAGTCAGGAATGA
- a CDS encoding HAD family hydrolase, whose product MNGPNFRTVLWDLDGTLIGLRRRTFRMLMPAVAAWWFRDLVAPHRFLLAFGGALKPVRANDSTESNTDLMVRLLAERLRIDRAVAGMRFHDLAVHGFSLLRWCFPPVPAAVHTVGLLRAARIGQVIATNPLWPRETVETRLRWGGYDPAAFELITSGDTMRRSKPSIEFYRELLDRLGARPRDCVMIGNDAANDAPAAELGIPVFLVNVPESDVPQQYSSTGLVTTGDWSRLHGWLGIEEKSCSSS is encoded by the coding sequence ATGAACGGCCCGAATTTCCGGACGGTGCTGTGGGATCTGGACGGCACGCTGATCGGATTGCGGCGGCGGACCTTCCGGATGTTGATGCCCGCGGTGGCCGCGTGGTGGTTCCGTGATCTCGTCGCGCCGCACCGATTCCTGCTGGCCTTCGGCGGTGCCCTGAAACCGGTGCGCGCCAACGACTCCACCGAGTCGAACACCGATCTGATGGTGCGGTTGCTCGCCGAACGTCTGCGGATCGACCGCGCCGTGGCCGGTATGCGATTCCACGACTTGGCGGTGCACGGATTCTCGCTGCTGCGGTGGTGTTTTCCACCGGTGCCCGCGGCGGTGCACACCGTCGGACTGCTGCGCGCGGCGCGCATCGGGCAGGTGATCGCTACCAACCCGCTGTGGCCGCGAGAGACGGTCGAAACCCGATTGCGCTGGGGCGGTTACGATCCGGCTGCTTTCGAGCTCATCACCAGCGGGGACACCATGCGCCGGTCCAAGCCCAGCATCGAGTTCTATCGCGAACTGCTCGACCGGCTCGGCGCGCGGCCGCGGGACTGCGTGATGATCGGCAACGACGCCGCCAACGATGCGCCCGCGGCCGAGCTCGGCATTCCGGTCTTTCTGGTCAATGTGCCAGAAAGTGATGTGCCACAACAGTATTCATCGACAGGTTTGGTCACCACGGGGGATTGGTCCCGGCTGCACGGGTGGCTGGGTATCGAGGAGAAGTCATGCTCGTCGTCCTGA
- a CDS encoding diacylglycerol/lipid kinase family protein, whose product MLVVLNPRSNAGTALAKWQPVERELRLRHPGLVVETPTDPQAAVELVRGGLATGTIVAAGGDGMVNLVLNAIMDPETDRPRSERIVLGGIGLGSSNDFHKPMSTNVGGVPVRIDAERAAPIDVGKATMLLPDGTRTVRYFLLNASMGLVAAGNHSFNQARGAIGWLKSRNVSVAIAATALWNIATHSPLTLRLHGTDWTHTAPVTNVGVLKSVHFAGGMRYDTPVTKADGMFDVNIWAAAPRLRILGLIAGLYRGRFTGSPLATCLRDTAVELRPANPAPLELDGEITIVESARLQVLPRALRVCAA is encoded by the coding sequence ATGCTCGTCGTCCTGAATCCGCGGTCCAACGCGGGTACGGCACTGGCCAAATGGCAACCGGTGGAGCGGGAACTGCGCCTGCGCCACCCCGGCCTCGTCGTCGAAACGCCAACGGACCCACAGGCCGCCGTCGAACTGGTGCGCGGCGGGCTCGCCACCGGAACGATCGTGGCCGCGGGGGGCGACGGGATGGTGAATCTGGTGCTGAACGCGATCATGGATCCCGAAACCGATCGGCCGCGTTCGGAGCGCATCGTGCTCGGCGGTATCGGATTGGGCAGTTCCAACGACTTTCACAAACCGATGAGCACCAACGTCGGCGGCGTGCCCGTGCGCATCGATGCCGAACGCGCCGCACCGATCGACGTCGGCAAGGCCACCATGCTGCTGCCCGACGGCACCCGCACGGTGCGCTATTTCCTGCTCAATGCCAGCATGGGACTCGTTGCGGCGGGCAATCATTCGTTCAATCAGGCCAGGGGCGCGATCGGCTGGCTCAAATCGCGCAACGTCTCGGTGGCGATCGCCGCCACCGCGCTGTGGAATATCGCGACGCACAGCCCGCTGACGCTGCGACTGCACGGCACCGACTGGACGCATACCGCGCCCGTCACGAATGTGGGTGTGCTCAAGAGCGTGCACTTCGCCGGTGGCATGCGCTACGACACCCCCGTGACCAAGGCCGACGGCATGTTCGACGTGAATATCTGGGCGGCCGCCCCCCGGCTGCGGATCCTCGGCCTCATCGCAGGCCTCTACCGGGGCAGGTTCACCGGATCTCCGCTCGCCACCTGCCTTCGGGACACCGCCGTGGAACTGCGTCCGGCGAACCCGGCGCCGCTGGAACTCGACGGGGAGATCACCATCGTGGAATCGGCTCGCCTGCAAGTACTTCCGCGTGCGCTGCGGGTGTGCGCGGCATGA